The genomic region CTGAACATCAGGGTGGTCTTTTGGAGTGTGTCTGAGAATTTCTTTTAACAGCAAAGGATATTTGACTAGACGACTTCTGGGGATATCAAGGAAGCTCCACAGATCCAGTTTCCGACTGAAGGGAGACTCCAGACATCGCTGCAGGAAGTCCTGGACTCTTGGGTCCTGTTTCTTTTGATCGAGGAGAGCTTTGGCTGCCAGCTGGTTACTGCAGTAGCCTTTGTAGGCATGCAGGCCTGGCAGCTGGGGGGCAACACAAGCATGATGAGTTCCTGTTACGAATGTGTGAAAAAGCCCGTGAACAAGAAACACAAAAGGCACAACTGTTCTCGGGCGTTTTAATAAGCCGTGGACGTCCTCCTGCAGATGACGGGAGCAGACTAGCATTCTAGGCGAACATCAGAATGCTCTTCAAATTTTCCTATTTTGGGTAAACCTAATCGAAGCCTCCTGACTCCACTGCCCTGACTCGAGAAGAGGCCTGCAGTCTGTGCTCGGACACCTGAGTGTCCCCCACCACACTGACCACCAGCCCAAGGCTACATCTGTCTGGGCTCGTCCCTCCCTGGCCTCACATACCTCCCTGGCCTCACATACCACTACATCACCAGTGCCCAGAATCTGGCAGGCACtgaatgttaagtgaaatatgcAACGGATAATTAATAGCACATAACTGGGAATTCTGTCCACGCAGGGACACACTTATAAACAGATTTGTAATACAAATGAAACTATAATATTAATGaagtttatgtttttaaagagaTTGTAATTTTCACTGTAAACCTAGTTCTAATGCCTTATCTGTTTGTTGAATCTAGTTATGCGATCAAATCCATCTTACATTAATCAGAAATTACAACATGGTGAATCTGTAAGAAACCACATTTGGGGCCAATAACTCACAACGTACCCAGTTCACGAGGATGTGACCGATCTGCTCCACTGTTCCATCAGGCCTGGTTGCTTCTCCTATTCTTGCCAACAAATCTGAAGGATAAAAATACACGATTACCAAtaataagtttatttaaaaaagaggTTAGCATGACATTGGAAGTTTAAAGTTACTTGTGTTACTGCTGTTCAATACTAAAGAAAACTGAGTAGAATATCTAACCTTCATGCAGAGGTATGTAAGAGTCCAAATCACCAAATATGTGTGCGAGTTCTTCTTCTGACATGATGGATAACTTTAACATGGGATCATGGTAGGCCTGTCACAGAGAGAATGTGTCACACAGACAGCAAGCAGACATGACGGACGTACACCGGACACAGACAGGGCTAATTACATGAAAGCCAGCATGGAGTCTGTTTGCCACACATACAAGAAATTAAAGTATGTGTTAATCCCCAAATACTTACTACATAATAATACTCATAATGAAGACATCTCTAGACCTCATCTAAAAAATGTATTCAGCACTAGATATTTTCCActttcctacttctttttttttttttttggtagagacagagtctcactttatggccctcggtagagtgccgtggcctcaaacggctcacagcaacctccaactcctgggcctaggcgattctcctgcctcagcctcccgagtagccactTTCCTACTtctaaatgttaagaaaatatcttttagaatctgtgaaatgtaatttttaaaaactagagcACCTGATAAAAAATTACTTACTGACCTTTCTTGCAAGCTTGAGGTCTTCAATTAAATCCTGCTCACCTCGGGACATTTCATATATTGCCTAAAAAACATCCAGGAAACATCACAGGCCAttccttcctttcagaaagaaaaactatatacAGGTGATATTTACATTATTTAACTGATGTTttgaacagaattttttaaagtgactTAGTTTAAAAACTGTAATTCAGAATGGAACTTCAAATACGAGGGTGCTGTATATGTTTTCTAAGAGTTGTTTAATTTGATGACCAACACCCAGTGTCGCTCACCGCTTTGAATTATGTGTTACCAATTGTTacttaaataaaacagaaaaggaagttaATTTTGCCACAGACATCAGCCTGTTCTTCTGgcaaaatatatgtttaaaaaacaggggttggggcggcgcctgtggctcaaagtggtagggcgccggtcccatatgccggaggtggcaggttcaaacccagccccggccaaaacccacaaaacaaaaaaccaaccaaacaaacaaaaatgggtTGTTTTTCAGTATAGGCCAATGAATACGGTGAGGTACAAGTGCCAACGCACCTCCTGCCGCCTGATCTCCCTGGTGGTCAGAGACTCCTTCATGTTGACGTCCAGCATCTCCGACCACAGCACGCTGCCTCTTCTTTTGGCAGGCGTTGGGACTGTAGACCTGCTAAATGACTTCTGGACAGAGGCCGGGGATCTGTGGTCACCACGAAGggtaaatgacttaaaaaaaggTGAACAGAAGAGAAGATGAGATTTGGAGAAAACAGTtaattattctcttttctccttagggttttttttttaacagcagaGAAGGACAAAGTTCTGAGAATTTTTCAATGCAGAAAATCATTTATCTAACTTTTAACctgtcattttaaaatacttatcaGCCAAAACTACTTTTTTTGGGAATAAAAACTAGCCAAGACTATCAACTAATACAAGAAGCAAGTAAATATAATGAAGTTATATAAATATAGTTTTTGTAACAATACTTCTTTCTAGCgtattctaaaaagaaaacttgtaCTTAAGTATAAGGGTGGAAACTTGTTTGTATAGctcagagaaaaacacaaatttcagGTTTCTATAAAAAATACCTGACTACATtactctctctcccccttttttaCCTGTATTGTTTGCCCAAAACGTCTGACTGCTCCATTTCTTACAGGAGAGATTAAGTTTGCCAAGGATGTGACCCGAGCGAGAGGTCGGACTCTTTTATTGCTTGGctcctataaaaacaaaaacagattacACTAATGTGTCTAGGTATAATGATTTCATAACAGGCTTGGACAAAGTTAAGCCTCTCACAAAACAATTTTTGTacattataaaatacagaaaCGTCAAAATGAATGTTACTGTTCATTGTTAAAACAGTAAGAACTTAATAAACGATGTAAGAAAGGCCAAGTATTTGAATATCACTTTAGAACTTTTTATAGTTTAACGtagtaaataacttaaaaaaaaatccttataaccatgaaaaattttaaacatgaaagCAGAGAACAGCAGAGTAGATCCCAGGATCTCCCGCTGACCTTCAATGGCATCTGGTACAACAATGTGCCATTTCTGCCCCTACTTGAGTATTTAAAAGCAAATCTCAGGCATTGTATCATTTCATTCTTACCTACTTCAGTTAGAGAATAACCTTTAAATAAACATGTCTAACAATGAACTGGGTCAGAAAGTGGTAAAGTCAAGGCAGGGGAGGGGTTAAGAGAGCTCCAGGCTCTGGAACTGAACTGAGAGAAGCAAGCCTTGGCTCTAGCCCTTGCTAGGGGACCACCCCCCAGGGATCAgtgtcctcatttgtaaaatgggctaATCACAGCACTTCTCTTACAAACTTGCCCACACAGTGGTTGGCACATGTTAAGTTTTAGCTGTTATGAGCATTATCTTAGCAATCCACTTACCACTAATATCTAGATACTCTTTCATAAAATAACTTAAAGGAAAAAGATACGCTAATTCGGAAGAAATAGTTATTATTCTACATGAAttccttttaaaacaatattGCAAATACATCACGTATCATTCAAGAAAcctaaaactttataaaaactgAATTACTCTAATATTTTGCTAGGAAAATAGAGGCACATCATTAGGTGCAGTTACTGAAAAGAAGGCCAGATTATAAAACAGGCAGCTCTTCAGATTGATAACAATTATGAAGCATAATGATTTGTTTGCATTTGGTGCCTCTGATAACTCAACGAAGACGATTTGTAATTCAGAAGGACATATAGTTTAAAATGATATTATCACTaacaaataatcatttaaaaataacaaaattaacttttttctaaaaattttttgacTTGACTAAGTCACATATGAAGGAAGGGGTAAGCAAACGGAGTAAAAATAATCCTACTTCAAATAATGTCAGCATGAACTGGCAGAAAAAGTTAAAACTACTTGGAAAGAAACATGCTCTGGAGTTCCAGAGAAGCAGTGAAATTTACTGAAACTCCTAAACATACAAGCAGACCTCATAGAGGACTACGAACAGCTACAGAGACTCTGCAGATTACCAGAAAGAGTTCAGAACTCGGAAGGCTTCACAAGGTGGAACTCTAGACCAGCCTCACCgcctaaaccaggggtcctcaaactgcagcccgtgggccacatgaggccgtgtgattgaatttgttctcattttgtttttttttttttacttcaaaataagatatgtgcagtgtgcataggaatttgtgcatagttttttttttttaaactatagtctggccctccaacagacTACATGTATGTGAAGAATgtttggccccttgtttaaaaagtttgaggacgcctgccctaaaCAATCACCTCCAAAGTAGTACTTTGAATAGAAAGCCACAAACGTGCCAATTTCAGATGTACCGACAAAGCAGTCCGTGAGCCCTGCAGTAACACAGCACATGCTGTGAGGCTGAAGACGTGAAAAGCTGCCCCGTGCACATCTGCCCCGCCTGAGTGACACGCGCGTGTGCAAGGCCAGCGCAGGATTCCTTTCCAGTTAGTAAAGGCAGCACAAAGAGTCTCCTGTCGGACTGGAGATAGGATTACCTCACAGAGTGAGACACCCAGCCAGCATTAGCTAGAAACAAAGCAGCTGTCAGAAAGTTCTGTTCTGCTTTTTGGAAACAAAGGTtaactccttcctcttccttgttgCAAGTGTAACAAATGCAACCTCCCAGTAAATCACAgaatatttaatttcaatttagaAGTCTTGAGAAAGGTGCTCCTTCCAGTGAATATGGATGgaaaacttagtttagctgggagggaaaatttttttgatttctattttattacataaaGTCACATCAGTGATAAAAATTCTTATCTTTGTAGGATTAGTTACTATACAATCACTAAACTTAAAattatgtcatattttaaataaaaaccacaCTATTTAGATTTAGAAAACTGAATATGAATCTATCTAAAGCATATTTCTGAAACTCATCTCTTGGGGGAGGCAGTATATTATATCAGACAGTATTTGGTGGTTAAGTATGACCCACAGTCCTTAAAAAACTCATCTATGAGCTCACTTCTCAACAGAAGATACTCTTAAAGAGTTTCTCCTCTAAAATTCTCTTCACATACTTTAGATGATTCTGTAATTTTCCTGCCttaaaaaatgtatgtgaaaaatGTTTGGCAGATACAACATGAACTTTTACCATATATAGTTCAAAAGTgtaaaagattttaataaaaacaaaacaaaactaaaaaagtgTGCTTATGATGttttaaaggtaaaaaataaaggaatgtaaAGGTGTAATATTGACTATGGCCTGCTAGTAATATCAGGATACATACACTATTTAAGAAACATTATCATACAGAAAGAAAACTTTTGCGGAAAATTTGTAAGAATTAGGCGATCATGAACCATCTAAAAGATTGggatgaaactctgtctcttttgGAATGCAGGTTAGGATGTGGCCCTCCCTGTGAGCTGCAACCAAAAGTAGTTTTCTTGTAGCATTAGGATAAGTCATCTCAATAGCCTTGGTTAGGCTATTAAGCACCTAGATGTTTGCATTGTCACAGAACGTATTTCTAAGACAATGTTTTTAAGAGAACTAGCATAGTAGTTTACCCACATTCGCCTCTCCCCAAACACAGGACACAGTGACAAAGGTGACCAAAGAAAAGTGGAGTAGAAATGTACTTATTttaccctcccccacccccaagtaaGGCTCATACAATGGTTTTGTTattactgtttatttttgttttggagtgCTGGAAACATGTTAGGGCAAGTacaagaagtttgaagaacagaCAAGGATACTGGAACTGTACTCTCTCTTTAAAAGACAATCTGAAAATCTATGGGAATAAATAGAATACCGATAAGCTTTACATGCTCAAGGAACTTTCTGCAACCTTTCACCAGGGCTAAAGTtcacttgaaggaaaaaaaaaccaacacccTCTAACAGAAGCTTATGTCATTTATTTAGGTTAATTTTTAATCTATCTAGTTTAACCAGTCACATGCATTGTTATGGGAAATCTACCCTCAGACCAGGGTTTTAATTAATCAGCCTTAACAGTCCACTTGCAGTCAGATTTTatgccttaaaatattttctggataTCTATAAACAGAAAATAGTTAAGATGAATTTAAAGTCTTTTACTGGGCTACCTTTTACACGTAAGTGCAAGAACATGGAAAAATCCTGCTGAGAATCTAGCTTTCTGTAAAAAGGATTTTTCCTGGAATGAAGCTACTTAACATATTTTAGAAGGGAGGGTCTCTTCTATAGTCAATCAAATCAAGACAATTAAAAAACTAGTATGTGAATGGGTTTACTTGTTTTGAGCTACCTTGTTATTTTACTTGTCaagaacttaaaaataagaatgaaataaagttATTCCTAAAAAGATAAAAACGAGTTATAAGCAAAcataggatttcttttctttccagaaatactcaaattatttatttaaggcTGTGTTATGTCCTAGAACACCAACAATGTCCCTGGTGTCTTTAGCTTTGGTATAAAGGTATGCCAGAAACATGGCTCATGTCCAAAAGATGATCTGTTTCAGAAATTACAGCGAGGACCATGGATGACTGCTCTGCTCAGAGGAAATTTATACTTCtcaacaaacaagaacatacgaaCAAAGACCAAGAACCAAAAAACCAGGCCCAAGCCAAACCTCTCCAAATAACAGCGCACTTCCTGAAGTCGGCAGCTGCACTTTGTTAAAACGTACAATTAGGTAAGCTGTGATATACACGAACAGCCTCAAAACCACCAGAGACAGGTAACTGAACGCGGGCACACCGTGGAGCCCCCACGGTCCGTACGTGTGCACTGGAGCGTGCGGTGTAAATCAAATACCACACAGTGTACGTCAAAACGGCATACAAACAATTTATTCTGATAAATGTTCATGAAGACTTCAAAAACCACCATGACTTCAGACAAAGCCAGAAGGGTGGAACTTAAATTGGTTTAAATACCCTAATACAGATCTTTCCTCCTGAAGAAACAAGCGGCACACAGTGAACTTATTAGATgtggcaagaaaaataaacacgCGCCACGTCAGAGAGCATTTTAGTGGCAAATTTGCTCACCAGCATTAATTTACAAGGAAGggattcttatttttcctcttacTTCATTAAAGCAGTTCTTAAGTTAGACCAGGTGGTACaaaagcaagttaaaaaaaaatctattaaccATCAGAAACGTGACGCATTAAACCAGAAAAGCGCGTTCATTTAAGAGCTTTCTTTCCGTCTAAGAGTCGTGTACACCCGACTACGCCGTGCATGAGTACGCACGAACTCAGCCCGCGGTCCCGGCCGCATTTCTAACCTGCGCACGGCCGGACCGTGTAAGAGTAAAGCCCGAACCTGCGCCGTCAACAAGGCGTTAACCCCACAGCGCCGCGGAGTCGGCCAGCGCCCCTCACCTCCTGCTCTCGGAAGGACTGGTTACTGACGTCCAGCACCCGGATGGTCCTCTTGATGGGCAGCAGGCCGCCCACCTCGTCGTGCGCCACCATGCTCGTTCCCCGCACCGAGTCAGCCCCGCAGCCGGGCCCCGCACAGGCACGCGCGCTCGGCCGGCCCCGGCAGCCGCGAGCCCATGCCGCCGCCCCGCCGGCTGCCCCGATCGCTTCTGCCGGCCGCGGGCAGCGCGCGCGGACTCCAGCGCGCGGGGGCGGGGCGCGACGCCCACGTGACCCCCTGACTGACAGCTCAGCACACCTAGGCGGCTCAGCTTTCCCAGAGCAGGAGAAAGCTTTTTATCAAAGTTTGAAATTGCTACAGTAAGAAGACAGGGAGGAAGCTGGGTTAACGCAAGGCAGAAACTTCTCTTCCTGACTTAATAATCAAGTCTCCCATCAGGTTATGGGTAAAGTATAATTGGGCTTCTTCAGCTTTTAACGTTCAGAAGTTGTTAGATTTAGAAGGcagatatttttctgtattaaaaacTTGATATATGATAAAGACAACATAAATACACATAAGGCCGTTTCTGTTCTAAACATGCATAACAGGGTCCCTCCCTAAACTGAACTAGCTGACCTTGATAAAGAGTCCTACGAGGGTCAAAGACCTACTTTAAAAGCCTTGCATGAAGTGAGGTGAAGAAATGAGGTAAAGAAAAGAGGCTCACAGAGGGGAAGGGATTGGCCTAAAGCTACGCACAGGGACAGTCTCTAAATTTCTGGCCTAAATCCTCATTTGGTAGGCTTGCTGTGgagcagtttctttctttcttttaaacacAAAGTTATGTACTCTATTCTGAATGTTAAGAATTTTTAACTATGTTACCATGATATGATGCttataatttacaaaaatatttcttaggaTTTATGGGGCTCAGAAATTATGTAAAAGGCAGTATTTTAGATACTTcggtgattaaaaaaaagtttcctatCTACTCCTAAAGTGCTAATAGTGTAAAGGTAGCCACATGACGAGATTACTTGATATGAGACAGCTTTTGCAAATTCCAAAATTAGCTGTGTGGCTAGTACTTTTAGACATCTTCCAAGGTCAGAAATGGCTGGGAAAGACGCTAGGGAAGAGGCTGTAAGATATTAAGTCAGTGGGGCCTTGAATGTCCTGCTGTTTTTCATAGGTTTGAGTGAGAGGAAAGCGTAAGCAGGACGAAGGAGCAAACCCACACTGAGAGTCAGGGATGAGGACAAAGACAGAGCAGAGGGCTTTACTGAGCAGGTGAGAGAGAGGAGCGCTATGTTGTGATGAGATACAAGTGGTTGGTGCTTCCAGTGGTTGACTGGAAAAAATGCAGAAATCACAATCAGGTGTCCAGAACTTTGCCTAAGGTGGGGGGGGTCGGGGGCAGGTAAGAAGGAAGAGGATGCACAGCGAATGCAAGAAATCAAAGACGGCTAAGATTTCAAAATGGGGGATGGGGTAAAGAAATAAGAAGGAGCAAGTTTAGAAAGAAAACCTTAAGTTTCTTTTTAGATACACCTAGTCTGAGGTGGTGGAAGAACTTGCACACAAAAATATTCAGCTAGTAGTTGGACATGTTGGACAGGACTTGGATAAAAGATTGGAGGGTAGATTCAGACAGAGAATCTAGAATGAACATGATGCCtgggagaaaaaaatctagaCAAAGAGAACACTAGTCCAACAATCTAACTTTGGAGGAATGCCAAAGAATGAGAATttgtcagaaggaaaaaaaacaaagcaagaagccaagggaagaaaaaaatgttaattacagCATGGAGGTGAAAAGGTGGGGAAGAAAAGATGCCTAGATTTAATGATTACAAGTTTAGTGAGGATCTCAATTGTGCTAGTTCAGTGGAGTAAAGACAGAGGTAAATTATAAGGGTTGAAGAGGGAATTAGAGAATAAACAGTGGACACAGACTATATTGACAAATGATCTACAAAAGATAACTAAGGTGGCAGGACAGTGCTCCTTTTCCCAGGGAGGACCACTGCTGTCCTTCCAAAGGTGCATGTTCAGCTGGCACTCAGAGCATCCTGAGAATTCATGAAATGCCCCCCAAACCAGAAGGCTGCAGAGGGCCTCTGAGGTCACCAACCTGTCCTCCTCAGTTTTCTCAGGAGGAAACTGAAGGACGCggtgaaaacaagacaggaaATTTAAGGTCTTACTCGGTGACAGAGCTGTATGCATGTTGTCTTACTTAAGCAACTCTACCAAGTACTTATCACCATTTTAAAGGTGGAGGAACCTGAGACTTTAAGAAACTCGTCCAAAGGAGCCTGGCCAATCAGCGGCTAGACAGACTACAATCTGGTCTGCTCAGCAGCTGTCCAGGACATCTTCCAGATAAGACAAAGCGTGTAGTGTGTGTACACATACTGAGTGCTCAGTAAGTGTTACTAATAGCAGAGTTAGCTTTAAAACCTAAGTTACCTGAGCTGAGGCTGGTAACGTTCACTAAATAATTGTCAACATTCTATAGAGAAGGAaccataaaaaatgttgaaagatcAGCTGCCTTAAAGCCTTTTATAACAAGGCATAGGATAGGTAAAAAGAGTGTAAAATAGTTATATACTTACAATTTAGAAGAGTTTCAGTTGATAgtattttaattatgtaatttatAACAATTATTTATATAACTTTCTACAAATGGTGTAACTCAGGCACAGAGCAGGGAAGTATCTTTTGTCTATGTAGAAAAATCTAGAATTTGTAAACTGAAAAACTTAACTAAGTTATCTAAAAACAATGACACAGCTTTGTAAAAGTATCAAGCTCTTGATAAAATTACTGGTTTGCAAATACCAGGTTAAGTGACAGCCTCTGTTCTGCTTGTATGGAGCCTTTGACCTTACCTTTCCTAAAATATGAATTAGGTAAGGAGAAAGATAACATTGTTcccttctttttttgtatagaaaaaaagacttcagtTACTTCCTTTCTCTAATGATTACAAGTTTAGTGTAATCCCCCTTTAATATGAAAAACTATTtggaatttagaaataaattagagCTCAAGAATAATCATTACTTTTTTGGCCTAGggattgtttttatttacttttacctTGAACAATAACAAGCTTTGGCAATTAGGCTAGAAAAGTCATTATTatgggcaaaaagaaaaaaaaaaagaaaaactaagttcTCTGCTGCCCTCTACACGGGATATTGTGAAATGCAATTGTCAAACTTTTTGTCAACTTTGTATTTATGCTTGTAGTCATATTATATCTatgtaaacacatttttaatttgtagaaaAATGTAGATGACAGTAAAATTTGTACATTTGGACCTTGTAAAGCCTTCATGTTTTATATTATCAAactaaacatatatttaaaaatactaccaGTGTACAAAAAAGATTCCATAATTCACAAGAAAGATTTTAAGGACAAGAAAGCTATATACCATTTTAAAACTCTACAGTTCAAGCTTACAAACGTATACTATAAATCTCACTAAAGACAggttagttaaaaataaaatctaaaatcttaCTTGAAAAAGGAAGCATTGGTTGAAAAATGGAACTTTCGAGAAACCAGTTTCAAAATACCCAGTAATAAGTTAAGAACAGAAGTTACGATTGAACTAGATGAGTATGAAATAAATTAGTAAtgaaattatatgtatatttcagattttaaaaatcatgtggtttaaaaatatgaatgtctCTTCATTAAGAAACTTCACTAAGAATTTggcattataacctaattgtttgtaccctcacattaatctaaaataaaaaacaaaaagaatttggTTTGAGAAAAGATGATTAATTCAGATCAATTAAATAATGTTAGAAAGACTGTAAACAAAGTAGTCCAACAGGCTAAGAAGTTTGGTATTATCAAAACGATGGCTCTTTTATACAATACAAACAGCAAATGACATCAGTGCTGTTAGTGGTGACTTATCTCACACATACAAGACATAGAAGACAACAGGTGATCTGTACAGTGTAAGAACACACATGCTCTGTAACAAGATGCCAGCTGGGATTCCTCCCATGTTTCCCTGGCCACCTTCTTCAGCGCAGGCTCCAAACTGAAGACAACAATGCTGTGCCCAATTTCTATTCTCTCAGCCCGCAAAGACTCTGCCATTGCTAGAGGAACCAGGTGCCTGTGGGTGTGACCTCATAGCTTCTTGTCTTCCACCCTGGGCTTATCCAATGCTGTTGTGTGCCACAACTCATGACAGACCACCTGTCAGCGAGTCCTTGTTTCAGGTCTGATTTCTGGAGGGAACCTAGGCTAAGACAGTGACACTGACATTGCTCCTGGGTATCAGAAACAGCCTGGGGCTTTGTTCATCTTGGGAACACGACACACGTTATGAAGCTGAAAGGGCTATCTTGGCTTATTCCTCTCCATAAACATACAAGGAAATTTACTGcacttagaaaatgaaaaacagcaaGAATCATGAATTCCATTTGAAACTattataagaaaacagaaaatgtgaagTAGAGTAAGGTCCTTATAgtgtaaattaagaaaattatagaagCTATGAACGAACATAAAACTCAGAAATTAGGTGAGTAGAAAAAGGAAGATTTGAAATGAGAGGTGGCAGactaaaaagaattaaaagtaaaagaaaaattatttcagaatgaaAAATACATGATTAATGGattaagaggaaaagaagaatgactttaaaaataaaaaaagatataaacagatAAAATTTTGAGAGAAAGTGATAGAGAAGATTAAAAGAAGATCCAACCTACAGAGGCTACCGAGGGAGAAACGACAAATACCCAAAACGACAATTCAAGGAAAAGTATtccaaaaacaaaagatgatCCAAACTATGCATTTATTATGACTTTTCTACAGAGACACTTTATGGCCGAACACAAGTAAAATTAATATATGCAAGGAAAGCAACCATGAGCCCTGGGTTTCACATCTATCCAAACTGACCTTCAGCATGAAAGGCTGTGAACAAACTACTAAGTGCCTGGGGAATGTCATGAACACTGCCTGAGGATGGACTTGGCTCCAGAGCAGGGGGCAGCCAGCTTTCTCTGTGAAGGGCCAGAGTCAGTATTTTTGGCTTGACAGTCCTGTGGTCCCTGCCACAACTGCTCAGTACTGCTGCCACAGAGTTCAGAAAGGCAGGCGTGAAGCACATGGGGACACAGGGGCAGCCAGATATTGCCTGCGGCCTGCAGCTTGCTGAGCCCTGTGCTATAGAGTGAGCTTCAGAAAACCAAACAACTAGAAAGGACTCACCATCAGGACTGGTGCTGAGCATTAAATATGTGTTTACCCATAGAACTCAGACTAGCTGATGGTATCAGGGTACCAGTATCACATCCCTAATGTACATCCCTAACAGCTAAATGCTCTGACTTGTAGATATaacaaagctattttaaaaaatgttaaaaagagggtggtgcttgtggttcaaaggagtagggcgccagtcccatatgctggaggtggccagttcaaacccagccccagccaaaaactataaaaaaaaaaaaaaaacgttaagAAGAATGGTGAGCAtatatgaagaatgaaaaagctCACATAACGTCTTAAATACGTGAATCAAGAGTTAAGAGATACTACTTTAAATCAGGGAGAGGGACGGGTAGAGAAGTGCTAGTTAACTGAAATAATGCTCA from Nycticebus coucang isolate mNycCou1 chromosome 20, mNycCou1.pri, whole genome shotgun sequence harbors:
- the NET1 gene encoding neuroepithelial cell-transforming gene 1 protein isoform X1 — translated: MVAHDEVGGLLPIKRTIRVLDVSNQSFREQEEPSNKRVRPLARVTSLANLISPVRNGAVRRFGQTIQSFTLRGDHRSPASVQKSFSRSTVPTPAKRRGSVLWSEMLDVNMKESLTTREIRRQEAIYEMSRGEQDLIEDLKLARKAYHDPMLKLSIMSEEELAHIFGDLDSYIPLHEDLLARIGEATRPDGTVEQIGHILVNWLPGLHAYKGYCSNQLAAKALLDQKKQDPRVQDFLQRCLESPFSRKLDLWSFLDIPRSRLVKYPLLLKEILRHTPKDHPDVQLLEDAVLIIQGVLSDINLKKGESECQYYIDKLEYLDEKQKDPRIEASKVLLCHGELRNKSGHKLYIFLFQDILVLTRPVVRNERHAYQVYRQPIPVRDLVLEDLQDGDVRMGGSFRGAFSNSDKAKNIFRVRVQDPCPGQSHTLQANDVFHKQQWFNCIRAAIAPFRPAANPPELQGLPELHEECEENSLSAANLPAQRRGSVVSSITQVEVENASECGSSAQLAEDSESVEAPQTRPSFRRARDRAQSSAKRKETMV